One window of Chloroflexus aggregans DSM 9485 genomic DNA carries:
- a CDS encoding RHS repeat-associated core domain-containing protein, which translates to MHRVWRWINLLTVFVVLSGLLPTQMPVVANESLSAASFRRVSPPQQAPSNPPQPAVSSYRIFVPLLQSPGLLLDTAEQVLNTDQPTTLTLLNNQIQVNFAPTTDERTIQATLTAYKGTPVTTPGRGQAGPALRLVLADRLHPGNEVRLPPTITPLPRQPFYPADTQVTPGIVLEWVYSDADIWGVDERSLGLYRRQAATDSWQRVPSAVIPDQNRLIAHLETGGEYALLGELQVVQLNQRTMRVALDPDDNDGFALWPQIGRVEEMTYNWRLVTAVEQRFRSSGCPVNILITRDATPFVNESLRAAAINGFGADIAVTLAFNSFIGTPWGGLGDGGPIAFARINAPADRSLAQRLLDSMRDYTGRRSTRPVLSPLPHPEFNSLTMPYAHLEVLFLDHIFDWPVINTAFDQIVNAVYAALVSELTQYGLLCTPPGGSNPTPPSLSARPSAELLLRLRNLGYQNFQRYGMDPVSFSTGNHILVQPLVRIPGRGGLDIDLTLVYNSQDPRCDILGCGWSFPYNIRLQRYSDESVAVVYPDGRTMLYEWTGSEYRPPAGGYDRLERREDFWFLTSRDGEQTWQFQETVTGLGILVAWRDRRGNALTFTHDLSGQDAWRRGEAVPRPPLTAITDATGRVIRVENDAAGRIRAFVLPDGRRFDLEFDDRGDLVAITDANTPTRGTYRFEYDERHRIVKQWDPEGILYLVNEYDDRDRVVRQVDASGSVSLASYDPIARTTVFTDNLGFRYVYAYDELYRVIAETDPLNRTSRTVYDDQYNVVAYTDANGRTVRASYDHRGRLTALHEPVSEGSLACREHSYSVDTKVWEYNGSGANADLPTAFIDELGRRWEYRYDDEGNLVQIIAPIGAMSFRFDEWGQRVASIDAAGRVTQYFYDAHGNLARIIDPKNGTTSFTHDITGRLLSITDANNRTVSFAYYGNDLIAKVTDAKGNELSFGYNPNGLLTSLTDRNGVTRRFSYDVNLNLIGELDHPNGAWLTYAYDRLQRLIRTTDRNGHSTEYRYDPAGQLREVIDPLGAISRFDYDAVGNLTSITDSLGGVQTITYDAADRPVTVTNPDGSSVTYCYDAADRLVRVVGPRSGEFYTLTYDAMDRLVAVTNALGATEHFEYDAVGNPIAQIDPLGNRTEWRYDELDRLVAIIAPPLADGTRPTTQFSYDAVGNLTSATTPRGFTIQYFYDENGNLTKVIDPLDAVTRYLYDPEDRLIAATDPNGHSIRYTYDPVGNVVAMTNGAGESLQFVYDAAYNVVEQIDPLGRVVRYDYNERNELVRVTDPLGNQTSYLRDALGRVSAVVDALGRRTDYVYDPLGRLLAVIDPLRNRTGYEYNEAGDLVAIRDANGNVSRFNFDVIGRLTGEIDPLGRQWRYVYDAANRPTQRIDALGRSTFYDYDSNGRLTGIRYSVPPTVQSPVTITYDLDGNETARCTDLGCVSHAYNPLGMPVETVDWAGRVVKRSFDAAGNLVELIYPDGRPVRYDYDAANRLIGITLPDQQKSIIERNRAGEVAQIIHPNGIRSSFSYDVAGRLTKINHRRADAAEPQTEFAYALDRVGNRVAVSETRAAFDGSNRRVNLTRSYTYDNNNRLIQTISNLGSDTRYTFDAVGNRIGTDGSRLTSDARLPQLPVKPEAIDQRYRYDAANQLIADGDTTIQYNANGERQREERRLPDGRVTTTDYQFDLEGRLIGVTVQTAGVVQMEASYTYDGYGRRATKTVRYPQTGLPPEVTEYTYDGLDIIGSEVRQGSLVASSSYFLMESPLVALRRPFAMERLDTGSTYWFQTDGLDSIVGITDEGGNLVGQMLYDEYGQRLAGDPTLQRFAFTAQAYDAETGFVHFHARLYDPARGVWLSPDPYRGNIALPNSLHRYGYVANNPTGWIDAWGYDRQTSGGSGVRLAVGSNSRVSVDVSYSGGNRSPVNPGTGSAAKKLSKGKAMVFFKKNSAPIRLKDITGRLYPAIRSMFSGTFFGGLSPFYAGLSYGARLIEDSFGDSLLFYAGHVAWAFQKDENCYVYGSTDGLRKEDRGKYFWVKGLDDCIKEDEVINDMKARNPSRKVEEYDAYKIIEVDDPNTNIEWKISEVEKRQYGNFFGNCMDDTYDILTAYGAKLPLPITKPLPTWFFESIAGEAQELNPNPKMNTTDPKGKK; encoded by the coding sequence ATGCATAGAGTATGGCGTTGGATCAACCTACTCACCGTTTTTGTCGTGCTGTCGGGATTATTGCCAACGCAAATGCCGGTTGTTGCTAACGAGTCGCTTTCCGCTGCTTCCTTTCGTCGTGTATCTCCTCCTCAGCAAGCACCGTCCAATCCACCACAACCAGCAGTGTCTTCATACCGAATTTTTGTGCCACTTTTGCAGTCACCGGGCTTGCTCTTGGATACTGCTGAACAGGTACTGAATACCGATCAACCAACCACTTTAACATTGCTTAATAATCAGATACAAGTCAATTTTGCACCTACTACCGATGAGCGAACGATTCAAGCTACTTTGACCGCATACAAAGGAACACCGGTTACAACTCCAGGAAGAGGACAGGCTGGGCCAGCGCTACGTCTGGTATTAGCTGATCGATTGCATCCCGGCAACGAGGTACGGCTGCCACCGACGATCACACCGCTGCCACGTCAACCGTTTTATCCCGCGGATACGCAAGTTACGCCTGGTATTGTGTTGGAATGGGTGTACAGTGACGCTGATATTTGGGGTGTAGATGAGCGTTCATTAGGTCTCTACAGGCGTCAGGCGGCTACCGATTCGTGGCAGCGCGTGCCAAGTGCAGTAATTCCCGACCAAAATCGTTTGATTGCACATCTTGAGACTGGCGGTGAGTATGCGCTGTTGGGTGAATTGCAAGTAGTGCAGTTGAACCAGCGCACCATGCGTGTAGCACTCGATCCTGATGACAATGATGGTTTTGCATTGTGGCCACAGATCGGTCGTGTCGAAGAGATGACCTACAACTGGCGCCTGGTAACAGCCGTTGAGCAGCGGTTTCGGTCGTCTGGTTGTCCGGTCAATATTCTCATTACTCGCGATGCGACACCGTTCGTCAACGAATCGCTGCGAGCAGCGGCGATCAACGGATTCGGTGCCGATATTGCAGTGACATTGGCGTTCAATAGTTTTATAGGCACGCCATGGGGTGGTCTGGGTGATGGTGGCCCTATCGCCTTTGCGCGAATCAATGCACCGGCCGATCGGTCGCTTGCACAGCGGTTGCTTGATAGCATGCGTGATTACACCGGTCGTCGCTCGACCCGTCCGGTGTTAAGTCCGCTGCCTCATCCAGAGTTTAACAGTCTCACTATGCCGTATGCGCATCTTGAAGTGCTGTTCCTCGATCATATCTTCGACTGGCCGGTTATCAACACTGCATTCGATCAGATAGTCAATGCCGTCTATGCCGCACTGGTATCGGAACTTACCCAGTATGGTTTGCTTTGCACGCCGCCTGGTGGATCTAACCCGACCCCACCATCGCTGTCAGCACGTCCCTCGGCTGAGCTGTTACTCCGATTGCGCAATCTGGGGTATCAAAACTTTCAGCGGTACGGCATGGATCCGGTTAGTTTCTCAACCGGGAATCACATCTTAGTCCAACCGCTGGTGCGTATTCCCGGTCGTGGTGGTCTTGATATTGACTTGACCCTCGTGTACAACTCGCAAGATCCCCGCTGCGATATTTTGGGGTGTGGTTGGAGTTTTCCCTATAACATACGGTTGCAGCGCTACAGCGACGAGTCGGTCGCGGTGGTTTACCCCGACGGTCGCACGATGCTCTATGAATGGACCGGGAGTGAGTATCGTCCTCCAGCGGGCGGATACGACCGGCTTGAGCGGCGTGAAGATTTTTGGTTCCTTACCAGCCGAGATGGTGAGCAAACATGGCAGTTTCAAGAGACGGTCACCGGCCTTGGGATTCTGGTCGCCTGGCGTGACCGGCGCGGCAATGCGTTGACCTTCACGCACGATCTGAGCGGCCAAGATGCTTGGCGGCGTGGTGAAGCTGTGCCACGTCCACCACTGACGGCAATTACCGACGCAACTGGGCGGGTGATTCGGGTGGAAAATGATGCTGCCGGGCGAATTAGGGCTTTTGTCTTGCCCGACGGCCGCCGGTTCGATCTCGAGTTCGACGATCGTGGTGATCTTGTTGCGATTACCGATGCCAATACCCCGACTCGTGGCACTTATCGGTTTGAGTACGATGAGCGCCACCGAATCGTCAAGCAGTGGGATCCTGAGGGCATCCTCTATTTGGTGAACGAGTACGATGACCGTGATCGAGTGGTGCGACAAGTTGATGCTAGTGGCTCGGTCAGCCTGGCGAGCTACGACCCGATTGCGCGCACGACGGTATTCACCGACAATCTTGGTTTTCGGTACGTGTATGCCTACGATGAATTGTATCGGGTTATTGCTGAAACTGACCCACTCAATCGCACGTCGCGAACAGTGTATGACGATCAATACAATGTCGTTGCCTATACCGATGCTAATGGCCGGACGGTGCGAGCCAGCTATGACCATCGTGGGCGATTGACCGCTCTGCATGAGCCGGTGTCTGAGGGTAGTCTTGCTTGTCGTGAGCATTCCTACTCGGTTGATACAAAGGTTTGGGAATACAACGGTAGTGGGGCAAATGCCGATCTTCCGACGGCATTCATCGATGAGCTTGGCCGACGGTGGGAGTACCGTTACGATGATGAAGGCAATCTGGTGCAGATCATCGCACCGATTGGGGCGATGTCGTTCCGCTTTGATGAATGGGGGCAGCGGGTTGCCTCGATTGATGCAGCAGGTCGTGTGACTCAATATTTCTATGACGCCCACGGCAATCTTGCCCGCATCATCGATCCGAAAAACGGTACTACGTCGTTTACCCATGACATTACCGGGCGTCTGTTGAGCATCACCGATGCTAACAATCGTACCGTTAGCTTTGCATACTATGGCAATGACCTCATAGCAAAGGTTACCGACGCCAAAGGCAACGAGCTGTCCTTCGGCTACAATCCGAACGGTCTCCTGACAAGCCTCACCGACCGCAACGGTGTAACTCGTCGCTTTAGCTATGACGTGAATCTTAATCTGATCGGTGAGTTGGATCATCCGAATGGGGCATGGTTGACGTATGCCTACGACCGGTTGCAGCGCTTGATCCGCACCACCGATCGTAATGGTCATAGTACTGAATATCGCTACGATCCGGCCGGTCAGCTACGTGAGGTAATCGATCCGTTGGGGGCCATCTCTCGTTTCGACTATGACGCGGTTGGCAATCTCACATCAATTACCGATTCGCTCGGTGGAGTTCAGACGATTACTTACGATGCGGCGGACCGACCGGTAACGGTCACAAATCCAGACGGCAGTAGTGTGACCTATTGCTACGATGCTGCCGATCGGCTTGTGCGCGTCGTTGGGCCGCGATCCGGTGAGTTCTATACGCTTACGTATGATGCCATGGATCGCTTGGTGGCGGTAACCAACGCGCTCGGTGCGACGGAGCATTTTGAGTATGATGCTGTTGGCAATCCGATTGCCCAGATCGATCCGTTGGGTAATCGTACCGAATGGCGTTACGATGAACTCGACCGATTGGTAGCGATAATCGCGCCACCTCTCGCCGATGGCACGCGCCCTACTACCCAGTTTAGCTATGACGCGGTCGGTAATCTAACCAGTGCCACAACGCCACGTGGCTTCACGATCCAATACTTCTACGATGAAAACGGTAATCTAACCAAGGTCATTGACCCGTTGGATGCTGTCACACGCTATCTCTACGATCCTGAAGATCGGCTAATCGCGGCCACCGATCCTAACGGTCATTCCATTCGCTATACCTACGATCCGGTTGGTAATGTGGTAGCGATGACCAACGGTGCAGGTGAGAGTCTGCAATTCGTCTATGATGCAGCGTACAACGTGGTTGAACAGATTGATCCGCTAGGGCGGGTTGTTCGATATGACTACAACGAACGCAACGAACTTGTGCGGGTGACCGATCCGCTGGGTAATCAAACTTCCTACTTGCGTGATGCGTTAGGTCGGGTGAGTGCCGTCGTGGACGCCCTTGGCCGTCGTACCGATTATGTGTACGATCCGCTCGGTCGCTTGTTGGCAGTCATTGATCCACTGCGTAACCGTACCGGCTATGAATACAACGAGGCCGGTGATCTTGTCGCCATACGTGACGCCAACGGTAATGTGAGCCGTTTCAACTTTGATGTCATTGGCCGACTCACCGGTGAAATTGACCCCCTTGGTCGGCAGTGGCGCTATGTCTACGATGCAGCAAACCGACCAACCCAACGAATTGATGCGCTCGGACGGTCTACCTTCTACGATTACGACAGTAATGGGCGATTAACCGGTATTCGCTACAGCGTACCGCCGACGGTTCAGTCACCGGTTACCATTACCTATGACCTTGACGGTAACGAGACAGCACGTTGCACTGATCTCGGCTGTGTGAGCCATGCGTATAATCCGCTCGGTATGCCGGTTGAGACGGTGGATTGGGCTGGACGAGTCGTAAAACGCAGTTTCGATGCTGCCGGCAATTTGGTGGAACTGATCTATCCTGATGGTCGCCCGGTACGGTATGACTACGACGCGGCGAATCGCTTAATCGGCATTACACTGCCTGATCAGCAGAAGAGTATTATCGAACGCAATAGAGCCGGTGAGGTTGCGCAGATTATCCATCCAAACGGGATTCGCAGTAGCTTTAGCTACGACGTTGCCGGACGCCTGACGAAGATCAACCATCGTCGTGCAGATGCTGCCGAACCGCAGACGGAGTTTGCCTACGCCCTTGATCGTGTCGGTAATCGTGTGGCGGTCAGCGAAACGCGCGCTGCGTTTGATGGTAGTAATCGGCGGGTTAACCTTACCCGAAGCTATACCTACGACAATAATAACCGGCTCATTCAGACGATTAGTAATCTCGGTAGTGATACCCGCTATACCTTTGATGCGGTCGGCAATCGGATCGGTACAGACGGTTCGCGCCTTACGTCTGACGCTCGTCTACCCCAGTTACCGGTCAAACCTGAGGCAATTGATCAGCGCTACCGTTACGATGCGGCCAATCAACTGATCGCTGATGGAGATACAACCATACAATACAACGCCAACGGCGAGCGACAACGCGAAGAGCGCCGTCTCCCCGATGGTCGGGTCACAACTACTGATTACCAATTCGATCTTGAAGGGCGATTGATCGGGGTAACGGTGCAAACCGCCGGTGTCGTTCAGATGGAAGCCAGCTATACCTACGATGGCTATGGTCGGCGCGCGACGAAGACGGTGCGCTATCCCCAAACCGGCTTACCGCCCGAAGTGACCGAATATACTTACGATGGCCTTGACATCATTGGTAGCGAGGTACGTCAAGGGTCGTTGGTCGCATCAAGTTCGTACTTCCTGATGGAGTCACCGCTCGTGGCTTTGCGCCGCCCCTTTGCAATGGAGCGGCTTGACACCGGTTCTACGTACTGGTTCCAGACCGATGGCCTAGATTCAATCGTTGGTATCACGGATGAAGGCGGGAATCTTGTTGGTCAGATGCTCTATGACGAGTACGGTCAGCGTCTTGCCGGCGATCCAACCCTGCAACGATTCGCCTTCACAGCCCAAGCCTACGATGCTGAGACCGGTTTTGTCCATTTCCATGCCCGTCTCTACGACCCAGCCCGCGGTGTTTGGCTCAGCCCTGACCCCTACCGTGGCAATATTGCTCTGCCCAATTCGCTGCATCGGTACGGCTATGTGGCCAATAATCCAACCGGTTGGATTGATGCGTGGGGCTATGACCGGCAAACCTCCGGCGGAAGTGGGGTCAGGTTAGCGGTTGGCTCGAATTCTCGTGTGTCAGTTGACGTGTCTTATAGTGGTGGGAATCGGTCGCCGGTGAACCCGGGAACCGGTAGTGCGGCAAAGAAACTGAGTAAGGGCAAGGCTATGGTTTTTTTTAAAAAGAATTCTGCTCCTATTCGTTTGAAAGATATAACTGGTCGTCTTTATCCTGCCATACGGAGCATGTTTAGTGGAACGTTTTTTGGAGGTCTATCACCTTTTTATGCTGGACTATCATATGGAGCACGTTTAATAGAAGATTCTTTTGGAGATTCATTACTTTTTTATGCTGGACATGTTGCTTGGGCTTTTCAAAAAGACGAGAATTGCTATGTTTATGGTAGTACAGATGGTCTTAGAAAGGAAGATAGGGGGAAATATTTTTGGGTAAAAGGTCTTGATGATTGTATAAAAGAAGATGAAGTTATCAATGATATGAAAGCACGTAACCCATCTAGAAAAGTAGAAGAATATGACGCATACAAAATAATAGAAGTAGACGATCCAAACACTAATATTGAGTGGAAAATATCCGAGGTGGAAAAACGGCAATACGGCAATTTTTTTGGTAACTGTATGGATGATACATACGATATATTAACAGCGTATGGTGCCAAACTTCCACTGCCAATAACAAAACCTCTTCCAACATGGTTCTTCGAAAGCATAGCTGGTGAAGCTCAGGAGCTGAACCCGAACCCGAAAATGAACACCACAGACCCAAAGGGGAAAAAATAG
- a CDS encoding histidine phosphatase family protein: protein MTTVYLIRHGETDWNMQGRWQGHVDVPLNEIGYRQARLLANRLARDGVRFEAIYSSDLARAYQTAWEIGTVLKVPVQLLPALREIDTGRWSGLTTDEVRTQFPDEWEQIMQGHDLPRGGGETIAALQRRVVMAVEAMVAQHRGHTLAFVTHGGCIRALLAHAENLTGSVFGNYPHIGNTSVSILEIGYKHWRVKLLNDMRHLEVEHEPSLVSTPPDDAELPTAEQ, encoded by the coding sequence ATGACGACCGTCTATTTGATCCGCCACGGTGAAACTGATTGGAATATGCAAGGGCGGTGGCAGGGGCATGTCGATGTGCCACTGAACGAAATTGGATACCGGCAAGCACGGTTGCTGGCCAACCGACTGGCCCGCGATGGGGTAAGGTTTGAGGCTATTTATAGCAGTGATCTTGCACGCGCCTACCAAACTGCGTGGGAGATCGGCACCGTTTTGAAAGTACCCGTTCAACTCTTGCCGGCACTCCGCGAGATCGATACCGGACGTTGGAGTGGGCTAACCACCGATGAGGTGCGCACGCAGTTTCCCGATGAATGGGAACAGATTATGCAAGGCCATGATCTGCCGCGCGGCGGTGGTGAGACGATAGCTGCTTTGCAACGGCGGGTGGTAATGGCAGTCGAGGCGATGGTCGCACAGCATCGTGGTCACACACTGGCTTTCGTGACGCACGGTGGTTGTATTCGGGCCTTGTTGGCGCACGCCGAGAATCTGACAGGGTCGGTGTTCGGCAATTATCCCCATATCGGCAATACTTCGGTTTCGATCCTCGAAATCGGCTATAAGCACTGGCGGGTGAAGCTGTTGAATGACATGCGCCATCTCGAAGTAGAGCACGAGCCGAGTCTCGTCTCCACGCCACCTGATGACGCTGAATTGCCTACCGCAGAGCAATGA
- a CDS encoding RDD family protein, with product MSVTTNRFELYRVETPEGITITYTPAGLASRSLAAMFDYTVMLVLFVTGLVTIIVSGSVADEDVVGALLALLAFAINWGYYVIFELVWNGQTPGKRLLRLRVIREGGRPVDGAAVVVRNLMRAIDFLPFGYGVGMLTIFVDRYHRRLGDLTAGTVVVREGQLITLSQMLQPMHAHVSPRAPDAPPTPLLPNVERLTPADVALIVEFLQCRDALFGDARVSLAHQFAAVIRRRLSLPPSEGHPEQFLEHVVREYEVAQAMMARQSG from the coding sequence ATGAGCGTGACCACCAACCGGTTTGAATTGTATCGCGTTGAGACGCCAGAGGGCATTACGATTACCTACACGCCCGCCGGGTTGGCCAGTCGCAGTTTGGCGGCGATGTTTGATTATACGGTGATGCTGGTGTTATTCGTAACCGGCCTGGTAACGATCATAGTCTCCGGCAGCGTCGCTGATGAAGATGTTGTCGGTGCGTTGTTGGCGTTGTTGGCGTTTGCCATCAATTGGGGTTACTACGTTATCTTCGAGCTGGTTTGGAATGGTCAGACGCCGGGGAAACGGCTGTTACGACTCCGGGTGATCCGCGAGGGGGGACGTCCGGTTGATGGCGCTGCCGTGGTGGTGCGGAATCTTATGCGTGCCATCGATTTCTTACCGTTCGGGTACGGTGTTGGTATGCTGACGATCTTTGTGGATCGTTACCATCGGCGACTCGGTGATCTGACGGCGGGAACGGTGGTGGTGCGCGAAGGTCAGCTTATCACGCTGTCTCAGATGCTCCAGCCGATGCACGCCCATGTATCGCCACGCGCCCCTGATGCGCCGCCAACCCCTCTGCTGCCCAATGTTGAGCGGTTAACGCCCGCCGATGTCGCGCTGATCGTTGAGTTCTTGCAGTGCCGCGATGCGCTGTTTGGCGATGCACGTGTGTCACTGGCCCACCAATTCGCGGCTGTGATTCGCCGGCGTCTCTCGTTGCCCCCCTCAGAAGGTCATCCTGAACAGTTTCTTGAGCACGTGGTACGTGAATACGAGGTCGCTCAGGCTATGATGGCACGCCAATCGGGGTGA
- a CDS encoding FG-GAP-like repeat-containing protein gives MSNRTRSLFVLTAMVAVILTTMPVKATFGCQGELDEKSRLGLMPPACGPALNEPVTTTTAEATMFASPLEVSVSSWPQVVAAVNLDTDSAAELPLLTDQYFAPETDRSLFVYDLQDSTLRAVQQVAAGSTPSAMAVTAGQSGPLVAAALAGSNALAVYTGTVPLRGPHMLRQTGSPDAVAFADVNGDLWPDLAAVSPEIDTITIRNPHQAGMPILLQVPFATDGFSALRVGDLDNNGFDDLVVLRGAGYTRDSVVILLQGSSGFPHQLTLSPETGGFLPHSLAVGDLNGDGRDDIAVVAGGNSPNAFLSVFLQTTSGFTALPPLPTFHIPGAVSIADVTHDGRNDIVVFHHAWRTLSVYAQQSDGRFAEPMTKTVPYSGSRRPDSLSVADVNGDGGLDVALVGRQPGLTVLLNTAGAPVATITSPDATTRLPAGPLLVRGTMSSGTVQVEVRIKGVTDWQPATLSASEWQATLTLPDAVRPYTIEARAIDSSGRVQAPPAQLRIQVAPLLIGYAVADNGESPVPGDRLMRFDPETGAATLIGSTGTDHIHAITFLPGTNTLLAANLDRLGTIDLTTGRFTPFPRPFGVGRNGSRTRVFTNAHGLTPDPRDGTLFAAMRLGNGQPDLLFKLNPVTGTYIPDAFGPGKDFVEVTGVGVGDDIDDLAFDPATNTLYAIANVDGRRDQLVTLDPVTGVATVIGSLGVENMEGLALAPNGVLYGSTGSSRPATRDRLWTINRTNGTASLVGPFGIETDYEAIAFVPPRVTVPTLATVPRLSSLMVHNAQLTTSDLSVTIQGGIAHGDSSNLVLITEYAFDPVQSDWQPHTGSVQLATTYIPADTLANGVSWQLVRTVGAHYILAGVVNDNGQSLSLPERALINYLPPQFDLAAGEVAVFRYILNTGDQLDVQLETLNGDADIVIWSGDDPETAWVSNLAVGNDHIYLTAPLDGLYQIEIRAQMRSTVRLHISSIAREQASPRADGSAGRDPGKELPSEPVVSLAAIPTSLITDPGTSHTIYLPIIGR, from the coding sequence ATGTCGAACCGAACACGTTCTTTGTTCGTGCTCACGGCCATGGTAGCGGTGATACTGACCACAATGCCGGTTAAGGCTACCTTTGGCTGCCAAGGCGAGCTTGATGAGAAGTCGCGGTTGGGGTTGATGCCACCGGCATGCGGCCCGGCTCTCAACGAACCGGTAACGACCACGACGGCTGAGGCGACAATGTTTGCCTCCCCGCTTGAGGTGTCGGTGTCCAGTTGGCCGCAAGTGGTGGCAGCGGTAAACCTTGATACCGACTCGGCTGCCGAGTTGCCGTTGTTGACCGATCAGTATTTTGCACCAGAGACCGATCGGTCGTTGTTTGTCTACGATCTACAAGATAGCACATTGCGCGCGGTGCAGCAGGTGGCAGCCGGTTCTACACCGTCGGCTATGGCAGTCACCGCCGGTCAGTCTGGCCCTCTCGTGGCCGCAGCGTTAGCCGGAAGCAATGCGTTGGCGGTGTATACCGGCACAGTGCCTTTGCGTGGTCCGCATATGCTGCGCCAGACCGGTTCGCCTGATGCTGTGGCCTTTGCCGATGTAAATGGCGATTTGTGGCCCGACCTTGCAGCGGTTAGTCCAGAAATTGATACGATCACGATCCGTAATCCGCATCAAGCCGGTATGCCGATCCTGTTGCAGGTACCCTTCGCCACCGATGGGTTTAGTGCGTTACGGGTTGGTGATCTCGATAATAATGGGTTTGATGATCTGGTCGTGTTGCGTGGCGCCGGTTATACGCGCGATTCGGTGGTGATTTTGTTGCAAGGGAGTAGTGGTTTTCCCCATCAATTAACGCTGAGTCCGGAAACAGGTGGTTTTTTACCGCATAGTCTGGCAGTTGGCGATCTGAATGGCGATGGCCGTGATGATATTGCCGTGGTAGCCGGTGGCAATAGTCCAAACGCTTTTCTTAGTGTGTTTCTGCAAACAACGAGTGGTTTCACCGCTTTGCCACCGTTGCCGACATTCCACATCCCCGGTGCCGTGTCAATTGCCGACGTTACCCACGACGGGCGGAATGATATAGTGGTGTTTCACCATGCATGGCGTACATTGAGTGTCTATGCTCAACAGTCTGATGGTCGTTTTGCCGAGCCGATGACGAAAACGGTACCGTATAGTGGATCGCGTCGGCCTGACTCGTTAAGTGTGGCCGATGTGAATGGTGATGGTGGTTTAGATGTGGCCCTGGTGGGTCGCCAACCCGGTCTGACAGTGCTGCTCAATACGGCCGGTGCGCCGGTAGCGACGATCACGTCACCGGACGCAACGACACGCTTGCCGGCCGGTCCACTGCTTGTTCGGGGCACGATGAGTAGCGGTACTGTGCAGGTTGAGGTGCGGATTAAGGGGGTCACTGATTGGCAACCGGCAACGTTGAGTGCAAGCGAGTGGCAGGCTACGCTAACCTTGCCTGATGCAGTACGGCCATATACGATTGAAGCACGAGCAATTGATAGTAGTGGCCGAGTGCAAGCACCGCCGGCACAGCTACGGATACAGGTCGCGCCATTACTGATCGGTTATGCAGTGGCCGATAACGGCGAATCGCCTGTCCCCGGTGATCGCCTGATGCGGTTTGATCCGGAGACCGGTGCAGCGACGCTGATCGGCTCGACCGGTACCGATCATATTCACGCCATCACGTTTTTGCCCGGTACTAATACGTTGTTGGCGGCCAACCTTGATCGTCTCGGTACGATCGATCTCACCACCGGCCGCTTTACCCCATTCCCGCGCCCGTTTGGTGTCGGACGCAACGGGAGCCGGACGCGCGTCTTCACTAATGCCCATGGGTTGACCCCCGATCCGCGCGATGGTACGCTCTTTGCCGCAATGCGGTTGGGAAATGGGCAGCCTGATCTGTTGTTCAAACTCAATCCGGTTACCGGTACGTATATACCTGATGCGTTTGGGCCGGGTAAGGATTTTGTGGAGGTAACCGGTGTTGGTGTTGGTGATGATATTGACGATCTGGCCTTTGACCCCGCTACCAACACGCTATACGCCATTGCAAACGTTGATGGTCGCCGAGATCAACTTGTGACGCTCGATCCCGTTACCGGTGTTGCAACAGTGATCGGTAGTCTTGGGGTTGAGAATATGGAAGGGTTAGCTCTCGCGCCAAATGGTGTACTGTACGGTAGTACCGGTAGCTCACGGCCGGCAACGCGCGATCGACTATGGACGATCAATCGTACTAACGGAACGGCCAGTTTGGTCGGGCCGTTTGGGATCGAAACTGACTACGAGGCAATTGCTTTCGTACCGCCGCGAGTGACCGTTCCTACCCTTGCCACAGTGCCGCGGTTGAGTAGTCTCATGGTACATAATGCTCAATTGACGACTTCTGACTTATCGGTCACCATTCAAGGTGGGATAGCTCACGGTGATTCGTCGAATCTCGTACTCATCACCGAATATGCGTTTGATCCGGTACAGAGCGATTGGCAACCGCATACCGGTAGTGTGCAACTGGCAACGACCTATATTCCGGCAGATACGCTGGCTAACGGTGTGTCGTGGCAATTAGTACGCACTGTTGGAGCGCATTATATTCTCGCAGGAGTCGTCAATGATAACGGTCAATCACTATCTCTACCTGAGCGTGCTCTCATCAACTATCTGCCGCCACAATTCGATTTGGCCGCCGGTGAAGTGGCTGTCTTCCGTTATATCCTGAATACCGGGGATCAGCTCGATGTACAGCTTGAAACACTAAATGGTGATGCTGATATCGTGATCTGGTCAGGCGATGATCCAGAAACAGCATGGGTGAGCAATCTCGCTGTCGGTAACGATCATATCTACCTTACCGCACCCCTTGATGGCTTGTATCAGATCGAAATCCGTGCTCAGATGAGGAGCACTGTACGTTTGCACATCTCGTCGATTGCACGTGAACAAGCTTCACCACGTGCTGATGGGAGTGCCGGACGCGATCCCGGTAAGGAGCTGCCGAGTGAGCCGGTTGTTAGTCTGGCAGCGATCCCGACAAGCCTGATCACCGATCCGGGTACGTCTCATACTATCTACCTTCCCATTATCGGGCGCTGA